One window of the Vigna radiata var. radiata cultivar VC1973A chromosome 1, Vradiata_ver6, whole genome shotgun sequence genome contains the following:
- the LOC106763505 gene encoding 2-oxoglutarate-dependent dioxygenase DAO-like: MEANVPVVDFQKLSEGEEWKKLREACEQCGIFRVINHPISETLMKEMKSAVKFWHDLPLETKLRNKSVIPDSGYIPPFPSSPLYEAMGIYDYHKSPQAXEDFFSXXDLPPRYREIVKEYGKAIHDLASTIAQKMAKCLGIVDVDFKDWPFLLRTIKYNFSPENVGEMGIMLHSDTGFITLLQDDETVTGLELLDDSGLLKKVTPKSGSFLCIIGDVGHVWSNEKFWNARHRVICKETSTRYSFGIFMLAARDGIVEAHPKLAELNGGPRYRPFQYADLREFRIVTGKRNAEVLDQYRIA, translated from the exons atggAGGCTAATGTTCCTGTGGTGGATTTTCAGAAGCTTTCAGAGGGAGAGGAGTGGAAGAAGCTAAGAGAAGCATGTGAGCAATGTGGTATTTTCAGGGTCATCAACCACCCTATTTCAGAAACACTCATGAAAGAGATGAAATCAGCGGTGAAATTCTGGCATGATCTTCCTTTGGAGACAAAATTGCGCAACAAATCCGTAATTCCTGACAGTGGTTATATTCCACCGTTTCCATCAAGTCCTCTATATGAGGCCATGGGAATATATGACTATCATAAATCACCACAGGCANTTGAAGATTTCTTTTCNNANNTGGATTTACCACCCCGTTACAG GGAAATAGTAAAGGAGTATGGGAAAGCAATTCATGACTTAGCATCAACTATAGCACAAAAAATGGCNAAGTGTTTGGGTATAGTGGATGTTGATTTCAAGGACTGGCCTTTCCTTTTAAGAACTATTAAATACAATTTCAGCCCTGAAAATGTTGGTGAAATGGGAATAATGTTGCACTCAGATACAGGATTTATCACTCTTCTTCAAGATGATGAAACTGTTACTGGTCTTGAGCTGTTGGATGATTCTGGCTTATTGAAAAAAGTCACTCCAAAATCAGGCTCCTTCCTCTGCATTATTGGAGATGTTGGACAT GTTTGGAGCAATGAAAAATTTTGGAATGCTAGGCATCGTGTAATCTGCAAGGAAACAAGTACTCGTTATTCGTTTGGTATATTTATGTTAGCAGCAAGGGATGGTATTGTTGAGGCTCATCCAAAGTTAGCGGAACTTAACGGTGGTCCACGTTATCGACCATTTCAGTATGCAGATTTAAGGGAGTTCAGAATCGTCACAGGAAAGAGAAATGCTGAAGTTCTTGATCAATATCGCATTGCTTAG